Proteins from one Haloarchaeobius litoreus genomic window:
- a CDS encoding phosphotransferase family protein, with protein MNDDRTTDGDTIQRMVQQIEPNWRVVEATPATAGHQIVYLLTVETGSGPRDCVLKATPDGKPATCDVEARMLAIVGEHTTVPVPEVFGVVDEHDELPAPFFLSSREPGADFDRTWLGDLTADRIDALARSSGRHLASLHAMGAVDDYGYVGVEYEEPLAGGRPSADTDQLVVADPVEDWSDCLRSSVEGVVAGLDETRFADLQETVAPAVEAAIERVDDPDDPAVCRIDHSLDNLLADPESGEIAAFLDWEFQFAGTPAYDLAFVERSLAGGSWSFTVDAPDRHERIRAGLVAGYREAGGDETADRFAANRDAYALLVDCHELFNFDAALDVFDVDEAEREAGADRLRATVHERCSRWQP; from the coding sequence ATGAACGACGACAGAACCACCGATGGCGACACGATACAGCGGATGGTACAGCAGATAGAACCGAACTGGCGGGTGGTCGAGGCGACGCCCGCGACGGCCGGCCACCAGATCGTCTACCTGCTCACCGTCGAGACCGGGAGCGGACCGCGCGACTGCGTCCTCAAGGCGACGCCCGACGGGAAACCGGCGACCTGCGACGTGGAGGCGCGGATGCTCGCCATCGTCGGCGAGCACACGACCGTCCCCGTTCCCGAGGTGTTCGGCGTCGTCGACGAGCACGACGAACTCCCGGCACCCTTCTTCCTCTCGTCGCGGGAACCCGGCGCGGACTTCGACCGGACCTGGCTGGGCGACCTGACCGCTGACCGGATCGACGCCCTCGCACGCTCGTCCGGCCGGCACCTCGCCAGCCTGCACGCGATGGGCGCCGTCGACGACTACGGCTACGTCGGCGTCGAGTACGAGGAGCCGCTCGCGGGCGGCCGCCCAAGCGCGGACACCGACCAGCTCGTCGTCGCGGACCCTGTCGAGGACTGGAGCGACTGTCTCCGGTCGTCGGTCGAGGGCGTGGTCGCCGGGCTGGACGAGACGCGCTTCGCCGACCTTCAGGAGACGGTCGCGCCAGCGGTCGAGGCGGCCATCGAGCGCGTGGACGACCCCGACGACCCGGCGGTCTGCAGAATCGACCACTCGCTCGACAACCTGCTCGCCGACCCGGAGAGCGGCGAGATCGCTGCGTTCCTCGACTGGGAGTTCCAGTTCGCCGGCACACCGGCGTACGACCTCGCGTTCGTGGAGCGCAGTCTGGCCGGCGGCTCCTGGTCGTTCACGGTCGACGCGCCGGACCGACACGAGCGCATCCGTGCGGGCCTCGTCGCCGGCTACCGCGAAGCCGGCGGTGACGAGACCGCCGACCGGTTCGCTGCGAACCGAGACGCCTACGCGCTGCTCGTCGACTGCCACGAGCTGTTCAACTTCGACGCCGCACTCGACGTGTTCGACGTGGACGAAGCCGAGCGCGAGGCGGGAGCCGACCGGCTCCGAGCGACCGTCCACGAGCGCTGCTCCCGGTGGCAGCCGTAG
- the purH gene encoding bifunctional phosphoribosylaminoimidazolecarboxamide formyltransferase/IMP cyclohydrolase: protein MTRIAGLAGNRGRNLLHIDDLEPGGAALAVVLATDADAPVLDAAAERGIPTEVVPRDGDSRRDHERRVLDALSPYEFDLVCLDGYMRILSDTFLDEVPTTLNVHPSLLPSFPGMDAWGDALDAGVKTVGCTVHVVTDATNAAGNVVESEVDGGPIVTQEPVPVYEGDDRESLKERVLYEGEFKAYPRAVKWFAEGRATVDLESNTVAVEADEGGALPARRVVTEDRHAELRYGENPHQDAALYADYTCEEPSVVHADQLNEGAKALSYNNYNDADGALNLIKEFDEPAAAVIKHTNPAGCATADTLAEAYSDALSTDAKSAYGGIVALNRECDAETAELVNDSFKEVVVAPGYTDDALATLTEKKNLRVLDLGCEPAALRERSEPMTSKDLVGGTLVQERDLAAVTRRDLEVVTEREPTDEEIETMLFAWKVQKHVKSNGIVFAKDTETVGLGVGQVSRVDAVEIAAMKAERDAEGKSADGAVMGSDAFFPFPDAVEKAAEAGIEAVIQPGGSKRDDQVIEACDELGMTMVMTGQRCFRHD, encoded by the coding sequence ATGACACGCATCGCTGGCCTCGCCGGCAACCGCGGCCGGAACCTCCTGCACATCGACGACCTCGAACCGGGCGGCGCAGCGCTCGCCGTCGTGCTCGCGACCGATGCGGACGCGCCGGTGCTCGACGCCGCAGCCGAGCGCGGGATTCCGACCGAAGTCGTGCCCCGGGACGGCGACTCCCGGCGCGACCACGAGCGACGGGTGCTCGACGCGCTCTCACCCTACGAGTTCGACCTCGTCTGCCTCGACGGCTACATGCGCATCCTCAGCGACACGTTCCTCGACGAGGTCCCGACGACGCTGAACGTCCACCCGAGCCTCCTGCCCTCGTTCCCCGGCATGGACGCCTGGGGCGACGCGCTCGACGCGGGCGTCAAGACCGTCGGCTGCACCGTCCACGTCGTCACCGACGCGACCAACGCTGCCGGAAACGTCGTCGAGAGCGAGGTCGACGGCGGCCCCATCGTCACCCAGGAGCCCGTCCCCGTCTACGAGGGCGACGACCGTGAGAGCCTGAAGGAGCGCGTGCTCTACGAGGGCGAGTTCAAGGCCTACCCCCGCGCCGTGAAGTGGTTCGCCGAGGGTCGCGCCACGGTCGACCTCGAGTCGAACACGGTCGCCGTCGAGGCCGACGAGGGCGGCGCGCTGCCCGCCCGTCGGGTCGTCACCGAGGACCGCCACGCCGAGCTGCGCTACGGCGAGAACCCCCATCAGGACGCCGCGCTCTACGCCGACTACACCTGCGAGGAGCCCAGCGTCGTCCACGCCGACCAGCTGAACGAGGGCGCGAAGGCGCTGTCGTACAACAACTACAACGACGCCGACGGCGCGCTGAACCTCATCAAGGAGTTCGACGAGCCCGCCGCCGCCGTCATCAAGCACACCAACCCCGCCGGCTGCGCCACCGCCGACACGCTCGCCGAGGCGTACTCCGACGCGCTCTCGACCGACGCGAAGTCGGCCTACGGCGGCATCGTCGCACTCAACCGCGAGTGCGACGCCGAGACCGCCGAGCTGGTCAACGACTCGTTCAAGGAGGTCGTCGTCGCGCCCGGCTACACCGACGACGCGCTCGCGACCCTCACCGAGAAGAAGAACCTTCGCGTGCTCGACCTCGGCTGCGAGCCCGCCGCCCTGCGCGAGCGTTCCGAGCCGATGACCAGCAAGGACCTCGTCGGCGGCACGCTCGTCCAGGAGCGCGACCTCGCGGCGGTCACCCGCCGCGACCTCGAGGTCGTCACCGAGCGCGAGCCCACCGACGAGGAGATCGAGACGATGCTGTTCGCGTGGAAGGTCCAGAAGCACGTGAAGTCCAACGGCATCGTGTTCGCGAAGGACACGGAGACGGTCGGCCTCGGCGTCGGTCAGGTCTCCCGAGTCGACGCGGTCGAGATCGCCGCGATGAAGGCCGAACGCGACGCCGAAGGCAAGTCCGCTGACGGTGCCGTGATGGGCTCGGACGCGTTCTTCCCGTTCCCGGACGCCGTCGAGAAGGCCGCCGAGGCCGGCATCGAGGCCGTCATCCAGCCCGGCGGCTCGAAGCGCGACGACCAGGTCATCGAGGCCTGCGACGAGCTCGGGATGACGATGGTCATGACCGGCCAGCGGTGTTTCCGGCACGACTGA
- a CDS encoding adenosylcobinamide amidohydrolase: MFAPTTRDGVVRLGAPETEWLSTGWRGGRRVADAAYSVTVPEDWHCDDVEAFVAEQVEDADFDTDEVDDGAPVLLTGVAARNARGARLGPVVACATAGVSNPAELPMDPPGGELPDGELVPGTVNVVVGTTHALADGALANLVAVAAEAKAATLLDAVGVPGTTSDAVVVASDPDGEPATFSGSATRVGAAARACVRESVSAALAARYGDDEPPTGVDDARYGVSTDARADTFEL; this comes from the coding sequence ATGTTCGCCCCGACGACGCGTGACGGCGTGGTCCGCCTCGGCGCGCCCGAGACGGAGTGGCTCTCGACGGGGTGGCGGGGCGGCCGCCGGGTCGCCGACGCGGCCTACAGCGTCACCGTCCCAGAGGACTGGCACTGCGACGACGTGGAAGCGTTCGTCGCCGAGCAGGTCGAGGATGCGGACTTCGACACCGACGAGGTCGACGACGGTGCGCCAGTCCTCCTGACCGGCGTCGCGGCCCGGAACGCCAGGGGCGCGCGACTCGGACCCGTCGTCGCCTGCGCCACGGCCGGCGTCTCGAACCCTGCCGAGCTGCCGATGGACCCGCCCGGCGGCGAACTGCCCGACGGCGAACTCGTCCCCGGCACGGTCAACGTCGTCGTCGGGACGACCCACGCGCTGGCCGACGGCGCGCTCGCGAACCTCGTCGCGGTCGCCGCCGAGGCGAAGGCCGCGACGCTGCTCGACGCGGTCGGCGTCCCGGGCACCACGAGCGACGCGGTCGTCGTCGCCAGCGACCCCGACGGCGAGCCCGCGACCTTCTCGGGGAGCGCGACGCGCGTCGGTGCCGCCGCTCGTGCGTGCGTTCGAGAGTCAGTCTCGGCGGCGTTGGCCGCGAGATACGGCGACGACGAGCCGCCGACGGGTGTCGACGACGCGCGCTACGGCGTCAGCACCGACGCCCGCGCGGACACCTTCGAACTGTAG
- the purB gene encoding adenylosuccinate lyase, with protein sequence MPDPLDAVSPLDGRYAGRTRPLAPYASESALLRARVQVEVEYLLALADLDATPLSVDADQREELRSLYEDWDGEDAQLVKTIETEGYEELPATNHDVKAVEYFVRLNLPDGLDAAQWIHFGLTSEDVNNLAHRLLVRGAVEDVLLPELASIRETLTGMAREYRDVPMLAHTHGQPATPTTFGKEFAVYAARLGRAEARIRAASEDITGKLGGASGTLAAHVAAYPDVDWRAFSREFVTGLGFAHEPLTTQVNPCDDLAAVFDAVRGANNVLLDLDRDAWLYVSKRYLGQEAAAGETGSSTMPHKVNPIDFENSEGNLSKANSDLTFLADYVTTSRLQRDLSDSTVKRNIGAAFAHCLVAYGKTGSGLAKVVPNEQVARDDLEATPEVIGEAVQTILRREGDTAAYERVKELTRGKRVTIADFHDLFDDLDVDERVREELKALTPAGYVGVGSELVDELD encoded by the coding sequence ATGCCCGACCCCCTCGACGCCGTCTCGCCGCTGGACGGTCGCTACGCCGGTCGCACACGTCCGCTCGCGCCGTACGCCAGCGAGTCCGCGCTCCTGCGCGCTCGCGTGCAGGTCGAAGTCGAGTACCTCCTCGCGCTCGCCGACCTCGACGCCACCCCACTGTCGGTCGACGCCGACCAGCGCGAGGAACTCCGGTCCCTCTACGAGGACTGGGACGGCGAGGACGCCCAGCTCGTCAAGACCATCGAGACGGAGGGGTACGAGGAGCTCCCCGCGACGAACCACGACGTGAAGGCCGTCGAGTACTTCGTCCGCCTCAACCTGCCCGACGGCCTCGACGCCGCACAGTGGATCCACTTCGGTCTGACCAGCGAGGACGTGAACAACCTCGCACACCGGCTGCTCGTCCGCGGGGCCGTCGAGGACGTGCTCCTGCCCGAGCTCGCCTCGATTCGGGAGACGCTCACCGGGATGGCCCGCGAGTACCGCGACGTACCGATGCTCGCGCACACCCACGGCCAGCCCGCCACACCGACCACCTTCGGCAAGGAGTTCGCCGTCTACGCCGCCCGGCTCGGCCGCGCCGAGGCCCGCATCCGCGCCGCGAGCGAGGACATCACCGGCAAGCTCGGCGGTGCCTCCGGCACGCTCGCCGCGCACGTCGCCGCCTACCCCGACGTAGACTGGCGCGCGTTCAGCCGCGAGTTCGTCACCGGCCTCGGCTTCGCACACGAGCCGCTGACGACGCAGGTCAACCCCTGCGACGACCTCGCCGCCGTGTTCGACGCGGTCCGCGGGGCGAACAACGTCCTGCTCGACCTCGACCGCGACGCCTGGCTCTACGTCTCGAAGCGCTACCTCGGCCAGGAGGCCGCCGCGGGCGAGACCGGCTCGTCGACGATGCCCCACAAGGTCAACCCCATCGACTTCGAGAACAGCGAGGGCAACCTCTCGAAGGCGAACTCCGACCTGACGTTCCTGGCGGACTACGTCACCACCTCGCGGCTCCAGCGCGACCTCTCCGACTCGACGGTCAAGCGCAACATCGGCGCGGCGTTCGCCCACTGCCTCGTCGCCTACGGCAAGACGGGGAGCGGGCTCGCGAAGGTCGTTCCCAACGAACAGGTCGCCCGGGACGACCTCGAAGCCACGCCCGAGGTCATCGGCGAGGCCGTCCAGACCATCCTCCGACGCGAGGGCGACACCGCGGCCTACGAGCGCGTCAAGGAGCTGACCCGGGGCAAGCGCGTCACCATCGCGGACTTCCACGACCTGTTCGACGACCTCGACGTGGACGAGCGCGTCCGCGAGGAACTGAAGGCGCTCACCCCCGCCGGCTACGTGGGTGTCGGCAGCGAGCTGGTGGACGAGCTGGACTGA
- a CDS encoding TetR/AcrR family transcriptional regulator — translation MSGGFSDAERERIREGLVAEGRELFSRYGLSKTTLADLTDPVGIATSTFYQFFDSKEALYLEILEREGEELLPRMLAPFEEHDDPENAIVGFLTALMDEIETNPLMRQLVIDSDELDRLREHHTEAELREEREQSLAYFLPYVEAWYEAGQVEGPSPETVANAIRSVSFLTLHQEDIGEDRYRETRDLVIRAVAKGLTA, via the coding sequence ATGAGCGGTGGATTCAGCGACGCAGAACGCGAACGGATCCGCGAGGGGCTCGTCGCCGAGGGTCGAGAGCTGTTCAGCCGCTACGGGCTGTCGAAGACGACGCTCGCCGACCTCACCGACCCGGTGGGTATCGCCACGAGCACGTTCTATCAGTTCTTCGACTCGAAGGAGGCGCTCTACCTCGAAATCCTCGAACGGGAGGGCGAGGAGCTGCTGCCCCGGATGCTCGCCCCGTTCGAGGAGCACGACGACCCAGAGAACGCCATCGTCGGCTTCCTCACCGCGCTGATGGACGAGATAGAGACGAACCCGCTGATGCGCCAGCTCGTAATCGACTCGGACGAACTCGACAGGCTCCGCGAGCACCACACCGAGGCGGAGCTGCGCGAGGAGCGCGAGCAGAGCCTCGCGTACTTCCTGCCGTACGTCGAGGCGTGGTACGAGGCGGGCCAGGTGGAGGGGCCGAGCCCGGAGACCGTCGCGAACGCCATCCGGTCGGTGTCGTTCCTGACGCTGCATCAGGAGGACATCGGGGAGGACCGCTACCGGGAGACGCGGGACCTCGTCATCCGGGCCGTGGCGAAGGGGCTGACGGCGTAG
- a CDS encoding ABC transporter permease subunit — protein MFEFAWYHGRRRIKGAGALTVGLGLMTALYVYMFPTITSEVNLDEYVEAWPPALREAFGVESLSTIEGFLATELYAFGWVILLGLYVAYSAASLVADDVEHGRMDMTLSLPVTRSRVLLEKFASMLVPVFLVNLAMPVIVYVGVFAIDESISVADLVMVHALSIPYLLAAAAVGLLASVAFDRASIAQRAAMGVVFGLFLVDSVTSGTDFAWLGALSPTRYYDPAAILVRSSWDLQGAGILLGATVVLVLASRELFRRKDIQ, from the coding sequence ATGTTCGAGTTCGCGTGGTACCACGGCCGCCGCCGCATCAAGGGCGCGGGGGCGCTGACCGTCGGGCTCGGGCTGATGACCGCGCTGTACGTCTACATGTTCCCGACCATCACCAGCGAGGTGAACCTGGACGAGTACGTCGAGGCGTGGCCGCCCGCCCTCCGGGAGGCGTTCGGCGTGGAGTCGCTGAGCACCATCGAGGGCTTCCTCGCGACGGAGCTGTACGCCTTCGGCTGGGTCATCCTGCTCGGGCTGTACGTCGCCTACAGCGCCGCGTCGCTCGTCGCCGACGACGTCGAGCACGGCCGGATGGACATGACCCTCTCGCTGCCGGTGACCCGGTCGCGCGTGCTGCTGGAGAAGTTCGCCTCGATGCTCGTGCCGGTGTTCCTCGTGAACCTGGCGATGCCCGTCATCGTCTACGTCGGCGTGTTCGCCATCGACGAGTCCATCTCCGTCGCGGACCTCGTGATGGTCCACGCGCTGTCGATTCCGTACCTGCTCGCGGCGGCGGCGGTCGGGCTCCTCGCGTCGGTCGCGTTCGACCGGGCGAGCATCGCCCAGCGCGCCGCCATGGGCGTCGTCTTCGGGCTGTTCCTCGTCGACTCCGTCACCTCGGGCACCGACTTCGCGTGGCTCGGGGCGCTCTCCCCGACCCGCTACTACGACCCGGCCGCGATCCTCGTCCGCAGCAGCTGGGACCTCCAGGGGGCGGGTATCCTGCTCGGGGCGACGGTCGTGCTCGTCCTCGCCAGCCGTGAACTGTTCCGCCGGAAGGACATCCAATGA